The following are from one region of the Arcobacter defluvii genome:
- a CDS encoding HD domain-containing protein has translation MINPKIIDYIFSSASIQRWNDYPRMVELVELDKQAHKFIIAYFIAKLEKDINFTHLIEAGIFEFLRRVVVTDIRPDVFRKALQKKSKEINSWVISKLSSSIKDIDNGTFLQKFEEFLNNPEMYKKERFILKAASYLATKWEFSIVYQTSQFLNDIEDVKKSVDEELEDYYELIGVRKIALNKKLGKIVDLSGRLRFQKRWAQTPRIPETSVLGHMLTVAIFGYFFSLEVKACDKRLQNNFFTALFHDLPEALTRDIITPVKYCVDELSDIIAEYEIEKIEDDILPNIPETLHEEFSYILGLYDGIKEEFTNKIKHNGKIEVVEDISKYNIDKYEAIDGLALKQCDKLSAFVEASLSISHGIKSKELISGKKEILKSLKEIQGIDFKAIATQIDYEFGTTGQTQARMDFD, from the coding sequence TTGATAAATCCAAAGATTATAGATTATATTTTCTCAAGTGCATCTATTCAAAGATGGAATGATTATCCAAGAATGGTTGAACTAGTAGAACTTGATAAACAAGCTCACAAATTTATAATTGCTTATTTTATAGCAAAACTGGAAAAAGATATAAATTTTACACACTTAATAGAAGCTGGTATTTTTGAATTTTTAAGACGTGTAGTTGTAACTGATATAAGACCTGATGTTTTTAGAAAAGCTTTACAAAAAAAATCAAAAGAGATTAATAGTTGGGTTATTTCAAAATTATCTTCTTCTATAAAAGATATTGATAATGGAACTTTTTTACAAAAATTTGAAGAGTTTTTAAACAATCCAGAAATGTATAAAAAAGAGAGATTTATTTTAAAAGCAGCTTCATATCTTGCAACAAAATGGGAGTTTTCAATAGTTTATCAAACAAGTCAATTTTTAAATGATATTGAAGATGTAAAAAAAAGTGTTGATGAAGAGCTTGAAGATTATTATGAATTAATTGGAGTGCGAAAAATTGCATTAAATAAAAAATTAGGAAAAATTGTAGATTTAAGTGGTAGATTAAGATTCCAAAAAAGATGGGCTCAAACTCCAAGAATCCCTGAAACATCAGTTTTAGGACATATGCTTACTGTTGCAATATTTGGATATTTTTTCTCACTTGAAGTAAAAGCTTGTGATAAAAGATTACAAAACAATTTTTTTACAGCTTTATTTCATGATTTACCTGAAGCTTTAACACGAGATATTATTACTCCTGTAAAATACTGCGTTGATGAATTATCTGACATAATTGCAGAGTATGAAATAGAAAAAATTGAAGATGATATTCTGCCAAATATTCCAGAAACTTTGCATGAAGAGTTTTCTTATATCTTAGGTCTTTATGATGGAATTAAAGAAGAATTTACAAATAAAATCAAACACAATGGAAAAATTGAAGTTGTAGAAGATATTTCAAAATATAACATTGATAAATATGAAGCAATTGATGGACTTGCATTAAAACAGTGTGATAAATTATCAGCATTTGTGGAAGCTAGTTTATCAATCTCACATGGAATAAAATCTAAAGAATTAATAAGTGGTAAAAAAGAGATTTTAAAAAGTTTAAAAGAGATTCAAGGAATAGATTTCAAAGCAATTGCTACTCAAATCGATTATGAATTTGGAACAACAGGACAAACACAAGCTAGAATGGATTTTGATTAA
- a CDS encoding LptF/LptG family permease, with protein MSILTKYILKRYILNFIIVLISLELFFVGIDYLQNFKNVPTSANLQLLYILYNSFFTLTLALPLSIVFGWVITLVVFVRNNEFVAFNALGATRKEIFMPVVSISILLLFLLIFLQMTPLAYSYDQKRKILNNEYFTSTKNDIFLKYNDYYVYFEKLLPLEKRAENIHIFRVNNSDVVESIIGEKAYFQNNRWYVVNVKIINKPENIDVDNSKLDIKYEKFLHTLDGFKPKILDNVYESKTDFSIFDAISALVLLKEQGINTQKIRGVLYNQLVIPFFVIPILLLIYAYASLNSRFFNIGKFTSLSIFGTLIVWGFFFMLFKLTSSGSITPEISLLLPMLFWLIFSTSVYNKKINS; from the coding sequence ATGAGCATATTAACAAAATATATTTTAAAAAGATACATACTTAATTTTATTATTGTCTTAATCTCTCTTGAACTATTTTTTGTTGGAATTGATTATTTACAAAATTTTAAAAATGTTCCAACATCAGCAAATTTACAATTACTTTATATTTTATACAACAGTTTTTTTACTTTAACTTTAGCCTTACCCTTATCGATAGTTTTTGGTTGGGTTATTACTTTAGTAGTTTTTGTAAGAAATAATGAATTTGTTGCATTTAATGCTCTTGGTGCTACAAGAAAAGAGATATTTATGCCAGTTGTTTCAATTTCAATTTTACTATTATTTTTATTGATTTTTTTACAGATGACACCTCTTGCTTATTCTTATGATCAAAAAAGAAAGATATTAAATAATGAATATTTCACAAGTACAAAAAATGATATTTTTTTAAAATATAATGATTATTATGTATATTTTGAAAAATTATTACCTTTAGAAAAAAGAGCTGAAAATATACATATCTTTAGAGTAAATAATAGTGATGTTGTTGAAAGTATTATAGGAGAAAAAGCATATTTTCAAAATAATAGATGGTATGTTGTTAATGTTAAAATAATAAATAAACCCGAAAATATTGATGTAGATAATTCAAAATTAGATATAAAATATGAAAAATTTTTACATACTTTAGATGGATTTAAACCAAAAATTTTAGATAATGTATATGAAAGTAAAACAGATTTTTCTATTTTTGATGCAATTTCTGCATTGGTTTTATTAAAAGAACAAGGTATAAATACCCAAAAAATCAGAGGAGTGCTATATAATCAATTAGTTATTCCATTTTTTGTTATTCCTATATTATTATTAATTTATGCATATGCATCTTTAAATAGTAGATTTTTTAATATTGGAAAGTTTACTTCTCTTTCAATTTTTGGAACATTGATTGTATGGGGATTTTTCTTTATGTTATTCAAACTTACAAGTTCAGGCAGTATTACTCCTGAAATATCTTTATTATTACCAATGTTATTTTGGTTGATTTTCTCTACATCTGTTTATAATAAAAAAATAAATTCTTAA
- the lepB gene encoding signal peptidase I, translating to MLKKIYNWSSSWTGTIVIVLAIIFFIAQAFVIPSGSMKNTLLIGDMLFVKKFSYGIPTPRIPWLEIKVLPDFNGNGHLIEGERPKRGDIVVFRYPKNETIHYVKRAVATGGDLVAIKDKHLLLHPKEGNEFVKANYPKENIIEVEDKLWVVDPYMHEHPGIHHDPSVVNNGLNPSELFNMMPIIVPEDETFMMGDNRDHSNDSRFWGTVPYKFIVGTPWFVYFSWDENKEIRWDRVLKSVKSIEENMDTKNIEINHQEGIY from the coding sequence ATGTTAAAAAAAATATATAACTGGTCCTCTTCATGGACGGGAACAATAGTAATAGTTCTTGCAATTATATTTTTTATTGCACAAGCATTTGTAATTCCAAGTGGAAGTATGAAAAATACTTTACTTATTGGAGATATGCTTTTTGTAAAAAAATTTTCATATGGAATTCCAACACCAAGAATTCCATGGCTTGAAATAAAAGTTTTACCTGATTTTAATGGAAATGGTCATTTAATTGAAGGTGAAAGACCAAAACGTGGTGATATTGTTGTTTTTAGATATCCTAAAAATGAAACAATTCACTATGTAAAAAGAGCAGTTGCAACAGGTGGAGATTTAGTTGCAATAAAAGATAAACATCTTTTATTACATCCAAAAGAAGGTAATGAATTTGTAAAAGCAAATTATCCAAAAGAAAATATTATTGAAGTTGAAGATAAACTTTGGGTTGTTGATCCTTATATGCATGAACATCCTGGAATTCATCATGATCCATCTGTTGTAAATAATGGTTTAAATCCTAGTGAATTATTTAATATGATGCCTATAATTGTTCCTGAAGATGAAACATTTATGATGGGAGACAATAGAGATCACTCAAATGACTCAAGATTTTGGGGAACAGTTCCATATAAATTTATTGTAGGAACACCTTGGTTTGTATATTTTTCTTGGGATGAGAATAAAGAAATCAGATGGGATAGAGTTCTAAAAAGTGTAAAAAGTATTGAAGAAAATATGGATACAAAAAATATAGAAATAAATCATCAAGAAGGAATCTATTAA
- a CDS encoding N-acetylmuramoyl-L-alanine amidase family protein: MKKDEQLKIDELKKVIELGEKLKKDVRPDKKKLEILISRQNKNSQNNTSSSINIEKASDNKKNSNSSNIIYSIKSVYTSNNQIIIDFNVDIDKNDIKFFELNQTSLYKDVFDINGYFKDAIPTKLDINGLDKITLGQFKPNVLRIVLSDKKAISSSISINKRQIIITVNNLPSNKIKEPILDKKIEEITPIKEVKNPTNDFIDEKNSIRLITTEDNKIIVKFNKNYSKNNIKFRAFKQNGNYENIFDIDGKYKYIVPLKLNILGIDKIVSTQNGNNLVRIRLTNKVNSKINYSLNQRELIITVNTPTDTAVKTTPQRIINKIIVIDAGHGGDDVGAVGPNKKYEKVINLNVSKYLYTILKQRGYKVFLTRNNDRFIKVMNRTILANEKNADIFISIHTNAVPKEKAHEVAGIETFFLSPARSERAKRVAALENKSDIREMSSSSKDVFLESLNRPRITASHKLAIDVQAGILQSARTKYKDVGDSGVREGPFWVLVGAQMPSILVELGYISHPEESRRLYNKEYQQLLANGIANGVDSYFLKNP; this comes from the coding sequence TTGAAAAAAGATGAGCAGCTAAAGATTGATGAACTAAAAAAAGTGATTGAATTAGGTGAAAAATTAAAAAAAGATGTTCGCCCTGATAAGAAAAAATTAGAAATTCTTATCTCTCGTCAAAATAAAAATTCTCAAAACAATACATCTTCTTCAATTAATATAGAAAAAGCATCTGATAATAAGAAAAATAGTAATTCATCTAATATTATTTACTCTATAAAATCTGTTTATACGTCAAATAATCAAATTATTATTGATTTTAATGTTGATATTGATAAAAATGATATTAAATTTTTTGAGTTAAATCAAACAAGTTTATATAAAGATGTGTTTGATATAAATGGTTATTTTAAAGATGCAATACCTACTAAACTTGATATTAATGGATTAGATAAAATAACTCTTGGACAATTTAAACCAAATGTTTTGAGAATAGTATTATCAGATAAAAAAGCTATCAGTTCATCAATAAGTATAAATAAACGGCAAATTATTATTACAGTAAATAATCTTCCATCTAATAAGATAAAAGAACCAATATTAGATAAAAAAATAGAAGAAATTACTCCTATAAAAGAAGTAAAGAATCCAACAAATGATTTTATTGATGAAAAAAATTCTATTAGATTAATAACAACTGAAGATAATAAAATCATTGTTAAATTTAATAAAAATTATTCAAAAAACAATATCAAGTTTAGAGCTTTTAAACAAAATGGAAACTATGAAAATATTTTTGATATAGATGGAAAATACAAATATATTGTTCCTTTAAAATTAAATATTCTAGGTATTGACAAAATAGTTTCAACACAAAATGGCAATAATTTAGTAAGAATTAGATTAACGAATAAAGTAAATAGTAAAATTAATTATTCTTTAAATCAAAGAGAATTAATAATTACAGTAAATACACCTACAGATACTGCTGTTAAAACTACACCACAAAGAATAATAAATAAAATTATTGTTATAGATGCTGGACATGGTGGAGATGATGTTGGAGCAGTTGGACCAAACAAAAAATATGAAAAAGTTATAAACCTAAATGTTTCAAAATATTTATATACTATTTTAAAACAAAGAGGTTACAAAGTATTTTTAACAAGAAACAATGATAGATTTATAAAAGTTATGAATAGAACTATTTTGGCAAATGAGAAAAATGCTGATATATTTATTTCTATTCACACTAATGCTGTACCAAAAGAAAAAGCTCATGAAGTTGCTGGAATAGAAACATTCTTCTTAAGTCCAGCAAGAAGTGAAAGAGCAAAAAGAGTAGCAGCACTTGAAAATAAATCAGATATAAGAGAAATGAGTTCTTCTTCTAAAGATGTATTTTTAGAATCATTAAATCGTCCAAGAATAACTGCATCTCATAAATTAGCAATTGATGTACAAGCTGGAATTTTGCAATCAGCTCGTACTAAATATAAAGATGTAGGTGACTCAGGTGTAAGAGAAGGACCATTTTGGGTTTTAGTTGGAGCACAAATGCCATCAATTTTAGTTGAGTTAGGATATATATCTCATCCTGAAGAGAGTCGTAGATTGTATAATAAAGAGTATCAACAACTATTAGCAAATGGAATTGCTAATGGTGTAGATTCTTACTTTTTAAAAAATCCGTAA
- the folD gene encoding bifunctional methylenetetrahydrofolate dehydrogenase/methenyltetrahydrofolate cyclohydrolase FolD, which produces MILLDGKALSEKIKEEVKVEVAQLVEEKQITPGLAVILVGNDPASATYVASKAKSCKNAGIYSVVHEMPESITQEELLETIARMNENPKLDGILVQLPLPKHIDTTIVLEAINPLKDVDGFHPYNVGRMVSNLDAFLPATPFGVMRMFEEYGIELSGKNVVVIGSSDIVGKPMASLLINAKATVTVCNSRTKDLKAHTLAADIVVIAVGVPYLLKADMVKDGAVVIDVGINRLETGKLVGDADFEGLKDKCSFLTPVPGGVGPMTIAMLLKNTIKAAKLRDKREIK; this is translated from the coding sequence ATGATATTATTAGATGGAAAAGCATTATCTGAAAAAATCAAAGAAGAAGTTAAAGTTGAAGTTGCCCAACTTGTAGAAGAGAAACAAATAACTCCAGGACTTGCAGTAATTTTAGTTGGAAATGATCCAGCAAGTGCAACTTATGTAGCAAGTAAAGCAAAATCATGTAAAAATGCAGGAATCTACTCTGTTGTTCATGAAATGCCTGAAAGTATAACTCAAGAAGAATTACTTGAAACAATTGCAAGAATGAATGAAAATCCAAAACTTGATGGTATTTTAGTTCAACTTCCACTTCCTAAACATATTGATACAACAATTGTTCTTGAAGCAATTAATCCTTTAAAAGATGTTGATGGTTTCCATCCATACAACGTAGGAAGAATGGTTTCAAATCTTGATGCCTTTTTACCTGCAACTCCATTTGGTGTTATGAGAATGTTTGAAGAGTATGGGATTGAATTAAGTGGAAAAAATGTTGTAGTTATTGGAAGTAGTGATATTGTTGGAAAACCAATGGCTTCACTTTTAATCAATGCAAAAGCAACTGTAACTGTTTGTAATTCAAGAACAAAAGATTTAAAAGCTCATACACTTGCAGCTGATATTGTTGTAATTGCAGTTGGAGTTCCATATCTATTAAAAGCTGATATGGTAAAAGATGGCGCTGTTGTTATTGATGTTGGTATTAATAGACTTGAAACTGGAAAATTAGTTGGAGATGCTGATTTTGAAGGTTTAAAAGATAAATGTTCTTTTTTAACTCCAGTTCCTGGTGGAGTTGGTCCAATGACTATTGCTATGTTATTAAAAAATACTATCAAAGCTGCTAAATTAAGAGATAAAAGAGAAATAAAATAA
- a CDS encoding GNAT family N-acetyltransferase: MIKKAKKENLKFLYDLENKVFTNDPFSLSKESFKYHILKNYLYVFEIDEKIVGYILWLERKNYFRLYSLAIDSDFQALGIASKLLEYSFENLKNKNYSLEVKITNIKAIKLYEKFGFKIKKVLKDYYEDSDGYLMVK; this comes from the coding sequence ATGATTAAAAAAGCAAAAAAAGAAAATCTAAAATTTTTATATGATTTAGAAAACAAAGTTTTTACAAATGACCCTTTTTCTTTAAGTAAAGAGTCTTTTAAATATCATATTTTGAAAAACTATTTATATGTATTTGAAATAGATGAAAAAATTGTTGGTTATATTTTATGGCTTGAAAGAAAAAACTATTTTAGATTATATTCTTTAGCAATTGATAGTGATTTTCAAGCTTTAGGAATTGCTTCAAAATTACTTGAATATAGTTTTGAAAATCTCAAAAATAAAAATTACTCATTAGAAGTTAAAATAACAAATATAAAAGCAATAAAATTATATGAAAAATTTGGATTTAAAATAAAAAAAGTTTTAAAAGATTATTATGAAGATAGTGATGGATATTTGATGGTAAAGTAG
- a CDS encoding 50S ribosomal protein L25/general stress protein Ctc, producing the protein MLEGIIRDSMTKQATKTLRREGYLIANIYGKGLENISAAFKRNEFIKFLRNKETLAFDVNLSGNVLKVVVQEYQKCPLTSELLHVDLMVAQAGVKTSYKIPVKTTGIAKGLKNKGLLMVHTKRVPVKCTIEELPNNITLDVTNLDTGDNILIRDLTLPENIDCFLDPRVPVVGVIKAK; encoded by the coding sequence ATGTTAGAGGGTATCATTAGAGATAGTATGACAAAACAAGCTACTAAAACTTTAAGAAGAGAAGGATATTTAATTGCAAATATCTACGGTAAAGGTTTAGAAAATATTTCAGCTGCATTTAAAAGAAATGAATTTATTAAATTCTTAAGAAATAAAGAAACATTAGCATTTGATGTTAATTTATCTGGAAATGTATTAAAAGTTGTAGTTCAAGAGTATCAAAAATGTCCATTAACTTCTGAGTTATTACATGTTGATTTAATGGTTGCACAAGCAGGTGTTAAAACTTCATATAAAATTCCAGTTAAAACTACAGGTATTGCTAAAGGTCTTAAAAATAAAGGTCTTTTAATGGTTCATACAAAAAGAGTACCTGTTAAATGTACAATTGAAGAATTACCAAACAATATTACTTTAGATGTAACAAATTTAGATACAGGTGATAATATCTTAATTAGAGATTTAACTTTACCAGAAAATATAGATTGTTTCTTAGATCCAAGAGTACCAGTTGTTGGTGTAATTAAAGCTAAATAA
- a CDS encoding nitronate monooxygenase, which yields MRIGKYEIKHPIIQGGMGVGISWDQLAGSVSLEGGLGVISAVGTGYYKNKSENVHIITKKDKPKDVINFYSKDALKEIFDNARKICGDAPLACNVLYAINDYGRVVHDACEAGANIIITGAGLPTNMPEFTKDYPDVALVPIVSSARALKLICKKWERYNKIPDAIIVEGPLSGGHQGFKYEDCYKEEFQLENIVPPVIEEAKKWGNIPVIAAGGVWDKKDIDKFLAMGCAGVQMATRFIGTFECDADANFKNVLLNAKKEDIQLMKSPVGLPARGVRTNLQFSIENHTAPKVQCVSNCVSPCNRGHEAKLVGYCIADRLGAAYKGDLETGLFFSGSNGYRIDKIITVKELMQKLTMGE from the coding sequence TTGAGAATAGGAAAGTATGAAATAAAGCATCCAATCATACAAGGTGGAATGGGTGTAGGAATAAGTTGGGATCAATTAGCTGGAAGCGTTAGTTTAGAAGGTGGACTTGGTGTAATTTCAGCTGTTGGAACAGGATATTATAAAAATAAAAGTGAGAATGTTCACATAATTACAAAAAAAGATAAGCCTAAAGATGTAATCAATTTTTATAGTAAAGATGCTTTAAAAGAGATTTTTGATAATGCTAGAAAAATTTGTGGAGATGCTCCACTTGCTTGTAATGTATTGTATGCAATAAATGATTATGGAAGAGTTGTTCATGATGCTTGTGAAGCAGGTGCTAATATTATTATTACAGGTGCTGGACTTCCTACAAATATGCCTGAATTTACAAAAGATTATCCTGATGTTGCACTTGTACCAATAGTTTCAAGTGCAAGGGCTTTAAAACTTATTTGTAAAAAATGGGAAAGATATAACAAAATTCCTGATGCAATTATTGTTGAAGGACCTCTAAGTGGTGGACATCAAGGATTTAAATATGAAGATTGTTATAAAGAAGAGTTCCAGTTAGAAAATATTGTTCCTCCAGTAATAGAAGAAGCAAAAAAATGGGGAAATATTCCAGTTATTGCAGCTGGTGGAGTTTGGGATAAAAAAGACATAGACAAATTTTTAGCAATGGGTTGTGCTGGTGTTCAAATGGCAACTAGATTTATAGGAACATTTGAATGTGATGCTGATGCAAACTTTAAAAATGTATTACTTAATGCTAAAAAAGAAGATATTCAACTTATGAAATCTCCTGTTGGACTTCCAGCACGTGGTGTAAGAACAAATCTGCAATTTTCGATTGAAAATCATACTGCACCTAAAGTTCAGTGTGTTTCAAATTGTGTAAGTCCATGTAATAGAGGTCATGAAGCTAAACTTGTTGGATATTGTATTGCAGATAGACTAGGAGCAGCATATAAAGGTGATCTTGAAACTGGTCTATTTTTCTCAGGTTCAAATGGTTATAGAATTGATAAAATAATTACAGTAAAAGAATTAATGCAAAAATTAACTATGGGAGAATAG
- a CDS encoding DUF2156 domain-containing protein: MSTLTINNHTLEHFDLSAKDTMNEYLKLINVDLSDYTFAGNYIWLSTATGFYAIVNDTFCLFILNSGTLTMLLPPIGKKENTYEAMLKCFEIMNAHNSNRNYSKIEYVHEELLEGFVDYLEEGTLVYEMLKDFIVEKKLVDYIYKVEDLIDLKGDSYKSKRNEINRFRKVYPNHRLEILDKEKHSKEVLALFNKWVKDRTTYMPKEEVEAFLDGIYFERFAVKRLINDYDKLDVIGLVIYINDEIKGFTVGEKINETTASVIIEKTDFEVLGCAQFIFREFTKILKDKYAIEYINVGDDMGFENLKKVKMSYRPKKIVPKYVIYQK, encoded by the coding sequence ATGTCAACTTTGACAATAAACAATCATACTTTAGAACACTTTGATTTAAGTGCAAAAGATACGATGAATGAATACTTAAAATTAATAAATGTTGATTTAAGTGATTATACATTTGCTGGAAATTACATATGGTTATCAACAGCAACAGGATTTTATGCAATAGTAAATGATACTTTTTGTCTGTTTATTCTAAATTCTGGAACATTAACTATGCTTTTACCTCCAATTGGTAAAAAAGAGAATACTTATGAAGCAATGCTTAAATGCTTTGAAATAATGAATGCACATAATAGTAATAGAAATTATTCAAAAATAGAGTATGTTCATGAAGAGTTACTCGAAGGTTTTGTTGATTATTTAGAAGAGGGGACTTTAGTTTATGAAATGCTAAAAGATTTTATTGTAGAGAAGAAACTTGTAGATTATATTTATAAAGTTGAAGATTTAATAGATTTAAAAGGCGATTCATACAAATCAAAAAGAAATGAAATAAATAGATTTAGAAAAGTTTATCCAAATCATAGATTAGAAATTTTAGACAAAGAAAAACATTCAAAAGAAGTTTTAGCTCTTTTTAACAAATGGGTAAAAGATAGAACAACTTATATGCCAAAAGAAGAGGTTGAAGCTTTTTTAGATGGAATATATTTTGAAAGATTTGCAGTTAAAAGACTGATAAATGATTATGACAAATTAGATGTTATAGGTTTAGTAATTTATATAAATGATGAAATAAAAGGTTTTACTGTTGGTGAAAAAATAAATGAAACTACAGCTAGTGTAATTATAGAAAAAACAGATTTTGAAGTTTTAGGTTGTGCTCAGTTTATTTTTAGAGAGTTTACAAAAATACTAAAAGATAAATATGCAATCGAATATATTAATGTTGGTGATGATATGGGATTTGAAAATCTTAAAAAAGTAAAAATGTCATATAGACCTAAAAAAATTGTTCCTAAATATGTAATTTATCAAAAATGA
- a CDS encoding NUDIX domain-containing protein, translating into MRSHVKAYGVVPYMVKGDDIKILLCRSIASKDKWGCLKGTKNRNETAYECAKREFIEESSINVDIALFEDYFEQINIDKDIGIWLVNSKNIEDLEKYFLNDTLKSNYLSWENSKVKFFSLNNLPRIKNKQEILIKEITDFLKSKNLHH; encoded by the coding sequence ATGAGATCTCATGTTAAGGCATATGGTGTTGTACCATATATGGTAAAAGGTGATGATATAAAAATATTATTATGCCGTTCAATTGCAAGTAAAGATAAATGGGGTTGTTTAAAAGGAACAAAAAATAGAAACGAAACAGCTTATGAATGTGCAAAAAGAGAGTTTATTGAAGAGAGTTCAATAAATGTTGATATTGCATTATTTGAAGATTATTTTGAACAAATAAATATAGACAAAGATATTGGTATTTGGTTAGTAAATAGTAAAAATATTGAAGATTTAGAAAAATATTTTTTAAATGATACTTTAAAAAGTAACTATTTATCTTGGGAAAATTCAAAAGTAAAGTTTTTTTCTTTAAATAATCTTCCAAGAATTAAAAATAAACAAGAGATTTTAATAAAAGAAATTACGGATTTTTTAAAAAGTAAGAATCTACACCATTAG
- the pth gene encoding aminoacyl-tRNA hydrolase, translating to MHLIVGLGNIGEKYHLTRHNIGFLVIDEMTKNLSTSNINNSNFQSTLLKSGYNLFAKPTTYMNNSGVAVHAIKEYYKIELENIIVIHDDLDLPFGTVKFKIGGGHGGHNGLRSLDSHIGKDYIRVRIGIGKPTDKNDVANYVLSNFSKEELNKLQDIIPHTIKAIEALKTEEIDYVKSKFTLK from the coding sequence ATGCATTTAATCGTAGGTCTTGGAAATATTGGTGAAAAGTATCATTTAACAAGACATAATATAGGATTTTTAGTTATCGATGAGATGACTAAAAATCTTTCTACTTCAAATATAAATAATTCAAATTTCCAATCAACACTTTTAAAATCAGGATATAACCTTTTTGCAAAACCAACAACATATATGAATAATTCGGGTGTTGCTGTTCATGCTATAAAAGAGTATTACAAAATTGAGTTAGAGAATATTATTGTAATTCATGATGATTTAGATTTACCATTTGGAACAGTAAAGTTTAAAATTGGTGGTGGGCATGGTGGACACAATGGTCTTAGATCTTTAGATTCTCACATTGGAAAAGATTATATTAGGGTTAGAATAGGAATTGGAAAACCAACAGATAAAAATGATGTTGCAAATTATGTATTAAGTAACTTTTCAAAAGAAGAGTTAAATAAATTGCAAGATATAATACCACATACTATAAAAGCGATAGAAGCACTTAAAACTGAAGAAATCGATTATGTAAAATCTAAATTTACATTGAAGTAA
- the rpiB gene encoding ribose 5-phosphate isomerase B, whose amino-acid sequence MRYYIGADHAGIDIKAYVKELFEKKGHEVIDLGPNNKNRVDYPDFAALVCKNVLEDEGSKGILICGSGIGMSMAANKFDGIRAALCHNEYSAKMAREHNDANVICLGERVSGYGMIEAIVDAWDKASFEGGRHSQRVEKINALGKMGSCRA is encoded by the coding sequence ATGAGATATTATATTGGTGCTGATCATGCGGGAATAGACATCAAAGCTTATGTTAAAGAACTTTTTGAGAAAAAAGGACATGAAGTTATAGATTTAGGTCCAAATAATAAAAATAGAGTTGATTATCCTGATTTTGCTGCACTTGTTTGTAAGAATGTATTAGAAGATGAAGGTTCTAAAGGAATTTTAATTTGTGGTTCAGGAATAGGTATGAGTATGGCTGCAAATAAATTTGATGGAATAAGAGCCGCTTTATGCCACAATGAATACTCTGCAAAAATGGCAAGAGAACATAACGATGCAAATGTTATTTGTTTAGGCGAAAGAGTTTCAGGTTATGGAATGATTGAAGCTATCGTTGATGCTTGGGATAAAGCTTCATTTGAAGGTGGAAGACATTCTCAAAGAGTTGAAAAAATCAATGCCTTAGGGAAAATGGGAAGTTGTAGAGCATAA